The Leguminivora glycinivorella isolate SPB_JAAS2020 chromosome 1, LegGlyc_1.1, whole genome shotgun sequence genome includes a region encoding these proteins:
- the LOC125228729 gene encoding anaphase-promoting complex subunit 11-like isoform X3, with protein MKVTVKSWTGVATWRWIANDDNCGICRMPFDSCCPDCKLPGDDCPLVWGACRHCFHIHCIVKWLQSQPQQQCPMCRQDWKFSHK; from the exons ATGAAAGTGACAGTTAAAA GTTGGACGGGGGTCGCGACGTGGCGTTGGATCGCCAACGACGACAACTGCGGGATCTGTCGCATGCCTTTCGATAGTTGCTGTCCGGACTGCAAGTTACCTGGCGACGACTGTCCGCTAGTTTGGGGCGCGTGTCGGCATTGTTTCCATATCCACTGCATCGTGAAGTGGTTGCAGTCCCAGCCCCAACAGCAGTGTCCTATGTGCAGACAGGATTGGAAGTTCAGCCACAAGTAG